The Campylobacter sp. RM10537 genome has a segment encoding these proteins:
- the selB gene encoding selenocysteine-specific translation elongation factor: MNSLLIGTAGHIDHGKTSLIKALNGFDGDNLKEEKERQITINLSFSNLKLKDKHLSFIDVPGHKDLVKTMISGAFGFSACLFVIDINEGLKEQSIEHLEVLEILEIKEIIIVFSKCDLCQNYKERGQEILKNLNFNPSSVFYTSIKEQVSINILKDYLLNLKNKNANDDLIFRYYIDRVFTLKGIGTVVTGSLNEGKISVNEKIICLDNQKELLVKNIQNHDENCEEIRAFNRVALSLNCDHRDLKKGFILSKKGVFKGFLECDVLIKAKRGLKNEKMLFCVGSKSVECKLVILKELDNDEFFAHLVFKTQLFLCFDEKFILLQNNRIVGGGRVLNPVSEPLKKEMKNKLLFLLKNRDFKAVFGFLKDIHKMGFGLLSSYQRFKLSHKEALDLAKKINGVFVDEKNLNVYNLLALDEFKKIIVFILDKNPYAMFSPTSLSLRISWASMEFCEFGLKNMQNLLDFKNGIYFKKGTDFEKLKQRNNNELYEILKKQGIMPQAPYNLYEDLDLDRKSGDEILKKLTQEKLVVRLSHNLFVEKKSLDRLMQECLKILETRILDVQKMKEIFHLSRKYAIAYLEYLDKDERVQKKDEKRFLKTSI, encoded by the coding sequence ATGAATTCTTTGCTTATTGGAACTGCTGGACATATTGATCATGGAAAAACTTCTTTGATTAAAGCTTTAAATGGCTTTGATGGAGATAATTTAAAAGAGGAAAAAGAAAGACAAATTACAATTAATTTAAGTTTTTCAAATTTAAAATTAAAGGATAAACATTTATCTTTCATCGATGTTCCAGGACATAAAGATTTAGTTAAAACTATGATTAGTGGAGCATTTGGTTTTAGTGCTTGCTTATTTGTTATAGATATTAACGAAGGCTTAAAAGAGCAGAGTATAGAGCATTTAGAAGTGCTTGAAATTCTAGAAATTAAAGAGATTATCATTGTATTTAGCAAGTGTGATTTATGTCAAAACTATAAAGAGCGTGGACAAGAAATTTTAAAAAATTTAAATTTTAACCCCTCGAGTGTTTTTTATACATCTATAAAAGAACAAGTTAGTATTAATATTTTAAAAGATTATCTTTTAAATTTAAAAAATAAAAATGCAAATGATGATTTGATTTTTCGTTATTATATAGATAGAGTTTTTACGCTAAAAGGTATAGGAACTGTTGTAACTGGCAGTTTAAATGAGGGAAAAATTAGCGTCAATGAAAAAATTATTTGCTTAGATAATCAAAAAGAACTTTTGGTAAAAAATATACAAAATCATGATGAAAATTGTGAAGAAATTAGAGCTTTTAATCGTGTGGCATTGAGTTTAAATTGCGATCATAGAGATTTAAAAAAAGGTTTTATCTTAAGTAAAAAAGGTGTTTTTAAAGGATTTTTAGAATGTGATGTTTTAATTAAGGCTAAAAGAGGATTAAAAAATGAAAAAATGCTTTTTTGCGTAGGGAGTAAAAGTGTAGAATGCAAACTTGTAATTTTAAAAGAATTAGATAATGACGAATTTTTTGCTCATCTTGTTTTTAAAACTCAGCTTTTTTTATGTTTTGATGAAAAATTTATTTTACTTCAAAATAATCGCATTGTAGGAGGCGGTAGAGTTTTAAATCCTGTGAGTGAGCCTTTAAAGAAAGAAATGAAAAATAAATTATTATTTTTGCTTAAAAATAGAGACTTTAAAGCTGTTTTTGGGTTCTTAAAAGATATTCATAAAATGGGTTTTGGCTTACTTTCTAGCTATCAAAGATTTAAATTATCTCATAAAGAAGCTTTGGATTTAGCAAAAAAAATAAATGGAGTTTTTGTAGATGAAAAAAATCTTAATGTCTACAATCTTTTAGCTTTGGATGAATTTAAAAAAATAATTGTTTTTATATTGGATAAAAATCCTTATGCTATGTTTTCTCCGACTTCATTATCTTTAAGAATTTCTTGGGCAAGTATGGAATTTTGTGAATTTGGGCTTAAGAATATGCAAAATTTGCTTGATTTTAAAAATGGAATATATTTTAAAAAAGGTACTGATTTTGAAAAACTCAAGCAAAGAAATAATAATGAACTCTATGAAATATTGAAAAAACAAGGTATTATGCCGCAAGCTCCTTATAATCTTTATGAAGATTTGGATCTTGATCGAAAGAGTGGTGATGAAATTTTAAAAAAACTTACCCAAGAAAAGTTAGTTGTCAGACTTTCTCATAATCTTTTTGTAGAAAAAAAATCTTTAGATCGATTAATGCAAGAATGTTTGAAAATTTTAGAAACTAGAATTCTTGATGTGCAAAAAATGAAAGAAATTTTTCATTTATCGAGAAAATATGCAATAGCTTATTTGGAATATTTAGATAAAGATGAAAGAGTGCAAAAAAAAGACGAAAAAAGATTTTTAAAAACAAGTATTTAG
- the selA gene encoding L-seryl-tRNA(Sec) selenium transferase, with amino-acid sequence MDKIKKFPQIGALIEDEFLKEYPFYLKAYFCKNIVANFKAMGNNNCEKSILLEKIKLEIQNYLRKDLQSVINATGVIIHTNLGRSVIDESIFNQCKDQICNYTNLEFDLENGKRGSRYALVLEKLKMLFECEDALVVNNNAAAVFLILNTLCFNKEIISSRGELVEIGGSFRVPEVIKAAGVKLKEVGTSNKTHLKDYEEAIDENTKLLLKTHKSNFALIGFQSDVSIIELNKLAKEKGILTYYDLGSGWCENLNKELAKNEPMIKKVLKNCDILSFSGDKLFGSVQAGIILGKKDLIEKIKKNQLLRMLRVDKITLALINQTLKAYLEKDYSKITTLRLLNDDIKHIEQKALWVQQRIKFKSDIKKSKSLVGGGSMPDKTLESRVLSFEGKALILQKKFREKNIIGRVENNNFVLDFRTIRQSDLDILIKLINSMENL; translated from the coding sequence ATGGACAAAATTAAAAAATTTCCACAAATTGGAGCTTTAATTGAGGATGAATTTTTAAAAGAATATCCGTTTTATTTAAAAGCTTATTTTTGCAAAAATATCGTGGCTAATTTTAAAGCCATGGGTAATAATAATTGTGAAAAAAGCATTCTTTTAGAAAAAATCAAATTAGAAATTCAAAATTATCTACGTAAAGATTTACAAAGTGTAATTAATGCCACAGGTGTGATTATCCATACCAATTTAGGAAGAAGTGTAATTGATGAAAGCATTTTTAATCAATGTAAAGATCAAATTTGCAATTATACAAATCTTGAATTTGATTTAGAAAACGGTAAAAGAGGGAGTCGCTATGCTTTAGTGCTTGAAAAGCTTAAAATGCTTTTTGAGTGTGAAGATGCTTTAGTGGTAAATAATAATGCTGCTGCAGTTTTTTTGATTTTAAATACCCTTTGTTTTAATAAAGAAATTATTAGCTCTAGGGGCGAATTGGTTGAAATAGGTGGGAGTTTTCGTGTGCCTGAAGTGATTAAGGCCGCAGGAGTTAAGCTTAAAGAAGTTGGAACAAGTAATAAAACACATTTAAAAGATTATGAAGAAGCTATCGATGAAAATACAAAATTGCTTTTAAAAACACATAAATCAAATTTTGCTCTTATAGGTTTTCAAAGCGATGTAAGTATTATAGAGCTTAATAAATTAGCTAAAGAAAAAGGAATTTTAACCTATTATGATTTGGGTTCTGGATGGTGTGAAAATTTAAATAAAGAATTGGCAAAAAATGAACCTATGATTAAAAAAGTGCTTAAAAATTGCGATATTTTAAGCTTTAGTGGTGATAAGCTCTTTGGTTCTGTTCAGGCTGGAATTATATTGGGAAAAAAAGATCTAATTGAAAAGATTAAAAAAAATCAACTTTTAAGAATGTTAAGAGTAGATAAAATCACTTTAGCATTGATCAATCAAACGCTTAAGGCTTATCTTGAAAAAGATTATAGCAAAATCACAACTTTAAGACTTTTAAATGATGATATTAAACATATAGAACAAAAAGCTTTATGGGTGCAACAAAGGATTAAATTTAAAAGTGATATTAAAAAAAGCAAAAGTCTAGTTGGGGGTGGATCAATGCCTGATAAAACTTTGGAAAGTAGAGTTTTGTCTTTTGAGGGTAAAGCTTTAATATTGCAAAAAAAATTTAGAGAAAAAAATATTATAGGTCGCGTTGAAAATAATAATTTTGTTTTAGATTTTAGAACGATTAGGCAAAGTGATTTAGATATTTTGATCAAACTAATTAATTCTATGGAAAATTTATGA
- a CDS encoding 4Fe-4S dicluster domain-containing protein, which yields MKEFVFIKNKNLVPLPDQIEIWETTKDVEVLISNDKKQKSIIYAPEINFYLRNSQDDALEKAKNILKLYQIRNHIYDLGLDFEENKQIQKRIILVDLEEELADFLKKNNFKVITLKNQEIKGIFGTIGELCAIISDEVEIDFDILIFNHKYSRKDFLRQSGCYDMQNFKDKEALLEFLNSIVPNYTYKNYFSYDLNICQYHSRRSEHCAKCVEICPTTAILKDDENKNLVFSQIDCLECGSCISICPSGSLDSANLPRNSFFKICNFFKKNKIVLISEKISLENLNLALPKNTLPLIIKDGWLTPMHFLSLLQSSGANIIFFTKTLSEGNHETIELLNTFFERKFNKKAIFVVNNNEEFITQLKQQEFIENLYFEFHNNTLTTRENFSIRMQKLIQNDDFGSLKSGNWIRYGKIEINTQTCTLCLSCVGACNVGALIADHQENALKFNASLCTTCGYCEVSCAEKNTLKLTRSGIEFNPGFFKYQTIAKDELFACIECGKEFATKKAIQKIAEFMKPKFKEDQNKIKTLYCCAECKAKIMIKSMSNL from the coding sequence ATGAAAGAATTTGTTTTTATAAAAAACAAAAATTTAGTCCCTTTACCTGATCAAATTGAAATTTGGGAAACAACCAAAGATGTAGAAGTTTTAATCTCTAATGATAAAAAACAAAAATCTATCATCTATGCCCCAGAAATTAATTTTTACCTTAGAAATTCTCAAGATGATGCCTTGGAAAAAGCTAAAAATATTTTAAAACTCTATCAAATTAGAAATCATATTTATGATTTGGGACTTGATTTTGAAGAAAATAAACAAATTCAAAAACGCATTATTCTCGTTGATTTAGAAGAAGAACTTGCTGATTTTCTAAAAAAAAATAATTTTAAAGTTATTACATTAAAAAATCAAGAAATCAAAGGTATCTTTGGAACCATAGGAGAGTTATGTGCAATAATATCTGATGAAGTAGAAATTGATTTTGATATTTTAATTTTCAATCACAAATACTCAAGGAAAGATTTTTTAAGACAAAGTGGCTGTTATGATATGCAAAATTTTAAAGATAAAGAAGCCTTGCTTGAATTTTTAAATAGTATTGTTCCAAATTATACATATAAAAATTATTTTTCTTATGATTTAAATATATGTCAATATCATTCAAGACGTAGTGAACATTGTGCTAAATGTGTTGAAATTTGTCCTACAACAGCTATTTTAAAAGATGATGAAAATAAAAACCTAGTTTTTTCTCAAATAGATTGTTTAGAGTGTGGTTCTTGTATTAGTATTTGCCCTAGTGGATCGCTTGATAGTGCTAATTTACCTAGAAATAGCTTTTTTAAAATTTGTAATTTTTTTAAAAAAAATAAAATTGTACTTATTTCTGAAAAAATTTCTCTAGAAAATTTAAATTTAGCACTTCCAAAAAATACCTTACCACTAATTATAAAAGATGGATGGCTTACCCCTATGCATTTTTTATCTCTTTTGCAAAGCAGTGGAGCTAATATAATCTTTTTTACTAAAACATTGTCTGAAGGAAATCATGAAACCATAGAACTTTTAAATACTTTTTTTGAGAGAAAATTTAATAAAAAAGCTATTTTTGTTGTTAATAATAATGAAGAATTCATTACTCAATTAAAACAACAAGAATTTATAGAAAATTTATATTTTGAATTTCATAACAATACCCTTACAACAAGAGAAAACTTTTCCATAAGAATGCAAAAACTTATACAAAATGATGATTTTGGCTCTTTAAAAAGCGGAAATTGGATAAGATATGGCAAAATAGAAATCAATACTCAAACTTGCACTCTTTGTCTTTCTTGTGTTGGGGCTTGCAATGTAGGAGCTTTAATTGCTGATCATCAAGAAAATGCTTTAAAATTTAATGCTTCACTTTGCACTACTTGTGGATATTGCGAAGTAAGTTGTGCTGAAAAAAATACACTAAAATTAACAAGAAGCGGAATAGAATTTAATCCTGGATTTTTTAAATATCAAACAATAGCAAAAGATGAACTTTTTGCGTGTATAGAATGTGGTAAAGAATTTGCTACTAAAAAAGCTATACAAAAAATTGCAGAATTTATGAAACCTAAATTTAAAGAAGATCAAAACAAAATTAAAACACTTTATTGTTGTGCAGAATGCAAAGCAAAAATTATGATAAAAAGTATGAGTAATTTATAA
- the fldA gene encoding flavodoxin FldA — translation MSVAVIYGSAMGNTEGAANMIASKLGISDVLNIADIDAAKINSYDKLICGTSTWGSGDLQDDWDGFDFSGLSLSGKTVAVFGMGDSESYSDTFCGGMGKLAENLKNAGANLVGEVSTDGYTFEASDAVVNDKFVGLALDNDNQEEQTESRIDAWLEQIKPYFA, via the coding sequence ATGTCAGTAGCAGTAATTTACGGAAGTGCTATGGGTAACACTGAAGGTGCAGCAAATATGATTGCTTCAAAATTAGGAATTAGTGATGTATTAAATATTGCAGATATTGATGCAGCTAAAATTAATTCTTATGACAAGTTAATTTGTGGAACTTCAACTTGGGGAAGTGGAGATTTACAAGATGATTGGGATGGTTTTGACTTTTCAGGACTTAGTCTTAGCGGAAAAACAGTAGCTGTTTTTGGTATGGGCGATAGTGAAAGTTATTCAGACACTTTTTGTGGTGGTATGGGAAAATTAGCTGAAAATTTAAAAAATGCGGGTGCTAATTTAGTTGGAGAAGTTTCAACTGATGGTTATACTTTTGAGGCAAGTGATGCTGTTGTGAATGATAAATTTGTGGGTCTTGCTTTAGATAATGACAATCAAGAAGAACAAACAGAATCAAGAATTGATGCTTGGTTAGAGCAAATTAAACCTTATTTTGCATAA
- a CDS encoding DUF2325 domain-containing protein, with translation MSVLVIGADEITPIKTVLYDLGAKKIEHWNARNENRVNRKPIPCDIECIVMLTSFLNHNTMKKIKNEAKKRKIPLVCAKRSVNCVYCEYCKIFNLNREIYCSKGF, from the coding sequence ATGTCGGTTTTAGTTATTGGTGCAGATGAAATTACTCCTATAAAAACTGTTTTATATGATCTAGGTGCTAAAAAAATTGAACATTGGAATGCACGTAATGAAAATAGGGTCAATCGTAAGCCAATTCCTTGTGATATAGAATGTATAGTTATGCTGACAAGTTTTTTAAACCATAATACAATGAAAAAAATTAAAAATGAAGCCAAAAAAAGAAAAATTCCATTAGTTTGTGCTAAAAGAAGTGTTAATTGTGTATATTGTGAGTATTGTAAAATTTTTAATTTAAATAGGGAAATTTACTGTTCTAAAGGATTTTAA
- a CDS encoding catalase, with translation MKRMTNDFGNIIADNQNSLSAGAKGPLLLQDYLLLEKLAHQNRERIPERTVHAKGSAAYGEMKITADLSAYTKAKVFQKGEITPLFLRFSTVAGELGAADAERDVRGFAVKFYTKEGNWDLVGNNTPTFFIRDAYKFPDFIHTQKRDPRSNLRSNNAAWDFWTLCPESLHQVTILMSDRGIPATYRHMHGFGSHTYSFINNKNERFWVKFHFKTLQGIKNLSNKEAEELIAKDRESHQRDLYNAIEKGDFPKWKVQIQILAENDTDKLGFNPFDLTKIWPHSIVPLIDVGELILNKNPQNYFNEVEQAAFSPSNIVPGIGFSPDKMLQARIFSYPDAQRYRIGTNYHLLPVNRPRNEINTYNVAGAMNSDNYKNKEAYYEPNSYDDSPKEDKSYLEPDLFLDGLAQRHAPLDQDFYTQPRALFNLMNENQKEQLFENIASSMENVNEKIIDRALKHFEKISPEYANGVKKALKK, from the coding sequence ATGAAAAGAATGACAAATGATTTTGGAAATATTATTGCTGATAATCAGAATTCTTTAAGTGCTGGTGCAAAGGGACCTTTACTTTTGCAAGATTATTTATTGCTTGAAAAACTTGCTCATCAAAATAGAGAAAGAATTCCAGAACGCACAGTACATGCCAAAGGTAGCGCAGCTTATGGAGAAATGAAAATCACTGCTGATTTATCTGCATATACCAAAGCTAAAGTTTTTCAAAAAGGTGAAATTACTCCACTTTTCTTACGTTTTTCAACAGTTGCAGGTGAATTAGGTGCTGCTGATGCTGAGCGTGATGTTCGTGGATTTGCTGTTAAATTTTACACCAAAGAAGGTAATTGGGATTTGGTTGGTAATAATACTCCAACTTTTTTTATCCGTGATGCATACAAATTTCCTGATTTTATTCATACTCAAAAAAGAGATCCTCGTAGTAATCTAAGAAGCAATAATGCAGCTTGGGATTTTTGGACTTTATGCCCTGAAAGTTTGCATCAGGTTACTATACTTATGAGCGATAGAGGAATTCCTGCGACTTATCGTCATATGCATGGTTTTGGAAGCCATACTTATAGTTTTATCAATAATAAAAATGAAAGATTTTGGGTCAAATTTCATTTTAAAACCTTACAAGGTATTAAAAATCTTAGCAATAAAGAAGCTGAAGAGCTAATCGCTAAAGATAGAGAAAGTCACCAAAGAGATCTTTATAATGCTATTGAAAAAGGTGATTTTCCAAAATGGAAAGTTCAAATTCAAATTTTAGCTGAAAATGATACAGACAAGCTTGGATTTAATCCTTTTGATTTAACAAAAATTTGGCCACATAGTATTGTTCCTTTGATAGATGTTGGAGAGTTGATTTTAAATAAAAATCCGCAAAATTATTTTAATGAAGTTGAACAAGCTGCTTTTAGCCCTAGCAATATAGTTCCTGGGATTGGTTTTAGCCCTGATAAAATGCTTCAAGCTAGAATATTTAGCTATCCTGATGCACAAAGATACAGAATAGGTACCAATTATCATCTTCTACCTGTTAATCGTCCAAGAAATGAAATAAATACTTATAATGTAGCTGGAGCAATGAATAGTGATAATTATAAAAATAAAGAAGCTTACTATGAACCAAATAGCTATGATGATAGCCCAAAAGAAGATAAAAGCTATCTTGAACCTGATTTATTTTTAGATGGTTTAGCGCAAAGACATGCTCCTCTTGATCAGGATTTTTACACTCAACCAAGAGCTTTATTTAATCTTATGAATGAAAATCAAAAAGAACAACTTTTTGAAAATATTGCTAGCTCAATGGAAAATGTTAATGAAAAAATTATAGATAGGGCTTTAAAACATTTTGAAAAAATTTCACCTGAATATGCCAATGGAGTTAAAAAAGCTTTAAAAAAATAA
- a CDS encoding Cj1386 family hemin-binding protein has protein sequence MITLSLEEEKRFEQLCNMAFNFARNNDYKNLKIMIEAGLNVNLKTHKGDTLLMLAAYNNSYESAKMLLEKGAKVDEKNDRGQTPLAGVCFKGYLPMCKLLVEYGANIDENNGLGMTPYTFALMFGRKEISAFLLKNSKKSFLKKISFAILNFIKRK, from the coding sequence ATGATAACTCTTAGTTTAGAAGAAGAAAAAAGATTTGAGCAACTATGTAATATGGCTTTTAATTTCGCTAGAAATAATGATTATAAAAATCTTAAAATTATGATAGAAGCAGGATTAAATGTCAATTTAAAAACCCATAAAGGTGATACTTTACTTATGTTAGCAGCTTATAATAACTCCTATGAAAGTGCAAAAATGCTTTTGGAAAAAGGTGCAAAAGTTGATGAAAAAAATGATCGTGGTCAAACCCCGCTTGCTGGAGTTTGTTTCAAAGGATATTTACCTATGTGTAAACTTTTAGTTGAGTATGGTGCAAATATTGATGAAAATAATGGTTTAGGTATGACCCCTTATACCTTTGCTTTAATGTTTGGACGTAAAGAAATTTCAGCTTTTTTATTAAAAAATTCTAAGAAAAGTTTTTTAAAGAAAATTTCTTTTGCTATATTGAATTTTATAAAAAGAAAATGA
- a CDS encoding helix-turn-helix transcriptional regulator — MDEKQKEQFIKLTKFLGQVLGKQYEVVFHVIDKKGTYIAAIENNHISGRTLESPLDAFISELIQKKVYLKKDFLYDYKALVEKNKFVRGSTFFIKNSDELVGILCINHDASVIRDAICKIIDIEKLDDMGEFLSQDESSNLEINDLANVETLSRSIEEILAQNIDMSYLNSNYQLNITQKEEIAKTLYEKGIFNIKGAVAIVAKFLKISEPSVYRYLKKFKK, encoded by the coding sequence ATGGATGAAAAACAAAAAGAACAATTTATCAAATTAACAAAATTTTTAGGGCAAGTTTTAGGCAAACAATATGAAGTTGTTTTTCATGTTATAGATAAAAAAGGCACTTATATTGCCGCTATTGAAAATAATCATATTAGTGGCAGAACTTTAGAATCTCCTTTAGATGCTTTTATAAGTGAACTTATACAAAAAAAAGTTTATTTAAAAAAAGATTTTTTGTATGATTATAAAGCTTTGGTTGAAAAAAATAAATTTGTAAGAGGTTCGACTTTTTTTATAAAAAATTCTGATGAACTTGTGGGAATTTTATGCATAAATCATGATGCAAGTGTTATAAGAGATGCAATTTGTAAAATTATAGATATAGAAAAATTAGACGATATGGGTGAATTTCTAAGCCAAGATGAAAGTAGTAATTTAGAAATTAATGATTTAGCTAATGTAGAGACACTAAGTCGATCTATAGAAGAAATTTTAGCTCAAAATATTGATATGAGTTATTTAAATTCAAATTATCAACTCAACATTACTCAAAAAGAAGAGATCGCAAAAACCCTTTATGAAAAGGGTATTTTTAATATCAAAGGTGCTGTAGCCATTGTTGCAAAATTTTTAAAAATTTCAGAACCTAGTGTTTATAGATATCTGAAAAAATTTAAAAAATAA
- a CDS encoding RidA family protein, with product MSNYPKAIGPYSAYREANGLLFISGQLPINPDSGEIESEDIKEQTKQSLKNIGAILKENGISYDKVLKTTCFLANISDFAAFNEIYSEFFQAPYPARSAFAVKDLPKGAKVEIEVIALKG from the coding sequence ATGTCAAATTATCCAAAAGCTATTGGACCTTATTCAGCTTATAGAGAAGCTAATGGATTGTTATTTATTTCTGGACAACTTCCTATTAATCCTGATTCAGGAGAAATAGAAAGTGAAGATATAAAAGAACAAACTAAACAATCGCTAAAAAATATTGGAGCTATTTTAAAAGAAAATGGAATCTCTTACGATAAAGTATTAAAAACAACTTGTTTTTTAGCAAATATTTCAGATTTTGCTGCTTTTAATGAAATTTATTCTGAATTTTTCCAAGCTCCTTATCCTGCAAGAAGTGCATTTGCAGTTAAAGATTTACCAAAAGGAGCAAAGGTGGAGATAGAAGTTATTGCCTTAAAAGGATAA
- the dcuC gene encoding C4-dicarboxylate transporter DcuC: MLGLGLSFLSIFLLIFMLYKKVNAHMALLLSGFLLLSASLLATFLIYTFPEPIKSNYPQIYDHLKNLNFYNPKYSILSKGSLNLGFFDIFEVFNQTLSKTLSGLGLTLMCIAGFSAYMDHVGASYALFKVFEKPLKMVKSPYILLIFAYFISQFLVLFMPSHAGLALLLMTTMYPILIRTGVSKFSALSVIAICQYIDHGPGSGNVIMASNVAKIDPAFYFVHYQLPITLPIIITVAISIYFCNYFFDKKEHFVFDPNKVEEELNKNKEQEIKKPPTIYALLPIIPLILILGFSSVLDSILALLQIDYKSSIKINVPVAMIISTFIAIIFEMIRYKNIVETLNSIMIFFKGMGHLFVITVSLIVCGQVFASGLLSVGFVDTLVEILKNAGVGVLTIIIAISILLAFCAFLMGSGNAAFFSFAPLIPNIAKHFGVETISIITPIQIMTGFGRCVSPIAPAILAISAMTKVNPFTIVKRTVIPMLVASITNIIMTYIYL; the protein is encoded by the coding sequence ATGCTTGGTCTTGGCCTCTCATTTTTAAGCATTTTTTTACTTATTTTTATGCTTTATAAAAAAGTCAATGCCCATATGGCATTGCTTTTAAGTGGATTTTTATTACTTAGTGCATCTTTACTTGCTACATTCTTAATTTATACTTTTCCAGAACCAATTAAATCAAATTATCCTCAAATTTACGATCATCTTAAAAATTTAAATTTTTACAATCCAAAATATTCAATATTAAGCAAAGGATCTTTAAATTTAGGTTTTTTTGATATTTTTGAAGTTTTTAATCAAACTTTATCAAAAACTTTATCAGGCCTTGGACTAACTTTGATGTGTATAGCAGGTTTTTCTGCCTATATGGATCATGTTGGGGCTTCTTATGCTCTTTTTAAAGTTTTTGAAAAGCCTTTAAAAATGGTAAAATCACCCTACATTTTGCTTATATTTGCATATTTTATTTCTCAATTTTTAGTTCTTTTTATGCCTTCTCATGCTGGTTTAGCACTTTTATTAATGACAACCATGTATCCTATACTAATTCGAACCGGAGTGTCTAAATTTTCGGCTTTAAGTGTAATTGCAATTTGTCAATATATCGATCATGGTCCTGGAAGTGGTAATGTTATCATGGCTTCAAATGTAGCTAAGATTGATCCTGCATTTTATTTTGTTCATTATCAACTTCCCATAACCCTACCCATTATTATAACTGTAGCTATTTCTATTTATTTTTGCAATTATTTTTTTGATAAAAAAGAACATTTTGTATTTGATCCTAACAAAGTTGAAGAAGAGCTTAATAAAAATAAAGAACAAGAAATAAAAAAACCACCTACAATATACGCTCTTTTGCCCATTATACCCTTAATTTTAATCTTAGGTTTTAGTTCTGTACTTGATAGCATTTTAGCTTTATTGCAAATTGATTATAAGTCAAGCATTAAAATCAATGTTCCTGTTGCTATGATAATTTCAACTTTTATAGCTATTATTTTTGAAATGATACGCTATAAAAATATTGTTGAAACTTTAAATTCAATAATGATTTTCTTTAAAGGTATGGGACATTTATTTGTAATTACAGTTTCACTTATCGTTTGTGGTCAAGTATTTGCTAGTGGGCTTTTATCAGTAGGTTTTGTAGATACTTTAGTAGAAATTTTAAAAAATGCAGGTGTTGGGGTATTAACTATAATTATAGCTATTTCTATACTCCTTGCTTTTTGTGCTTTTTTAATGGGATCTGGAAATGCTGCATTTTTTAGTTTTGCCCCACTTATCCCAAATATAGCAAAGCATTTTGGAGTTGAAACTATTTCTATAATAACACCTATTCAAATCATGACAGGTTTTGGAAGATGTGTTAGCCCTATTGCTCCTGCAATTTTAGCCATATCTGCTATGACAAAAGTTAATCCATTTACAATAGTAAAAAGAACAGTTATTCCTATGCTAGTAGCAAGTATTACTAATATTATAATGACTTATATTTATCTTTAA